A section of the Humulus lupulus chromosome 2, drHumLupu1.1, whole genome shotgun sequence genome encodes:
- the LOC133817116 gene encoding uncharacterized protein LOC133817116, with protein MVVTRAGSASPARSGAAFSGPASSKHSDDQESSETKGKLLKSNLSPLSKGKAVLKYSLDSPLPNVIEDDVGGSNELKEGDMHASVDLIGKKLKRKHVALSKSKVSAKKSKKLSIGGSSRVKCKANRKIAKKNVGLLDKPKHMECFIKHEDHYRARVNFHCGFEKINVISEKFTDSQKVLFSKTCFGHFLNLKSYANQAKLVHHVLLREVNQPNLNEMWFKVCGKLIRFSLGEFGLLSGLNVFGDIDRGGIKNSNPIGLYSKFFGDHTRGISRIIVEERFKAANFDNDDEAVRMVVLYLITNFLYAWQKEKNIEKTDLYLCDSGGFNHFPWGKDIFNVTLSSLRDALRENEVVITRQGSYPTYKLNGLPFVFQVFIYESIPSLEGTYCEKVSCGLPRIINWSSVAIPSHKELERNVFSLHKTKIVKVLPTDEENNSFKLEGFFQCNKDMNVADFEDDDFVAPPKKPTSEAPSSSYVPCVTFGFSDMKIIVDECQKKCNIMSKEIAFLKSASESRHRALMEMLVNLKNDQDLKHKAVMEMLGELRPKSCGINDDIDHVDVGFVGADVGDTSGGGGVSKEKDKFFENESFTQVFDECIQAMQEDAAGDMVIADDKNDTVNENEKTTGNDVEETMNIVKPHDDVADVVKDLEEETHIFNNMNVEIFDKVVHAAVGDLAKKKEVIMATPIAGSLMNPVVVSTPVVGKRNPKPATVLQSPFVNQFGSSSSEDMKHLEVVKSKRKVVGRYAFGDNLFDLPNQIDQDSFNKWFSLGLRKNNKYKKFDDNNSIIKEPFQFCVTEIERKFWFYDLVKDGRDLDNEVFFSLIIIKLF; from the exons ATGGTTGTCACTCGTGCGGGGTCTGCATCTCCTGCTCGGTCGGGTGCTGCGTTCTCTGGCCCAGCATCCTCGAAGCATTCTGACGATCAAGAGTCTTCCGAAACGAAGGGGAAACTTCTGAAGAGTAATCTTTCTCCTTTGTCTAAAGGGAAAGCTGTTTTGAAGTATTCATTGGATTCTCCCCTTCCTAATgtgatcgaggatgatgttggtGGTTCAAATGAGTTGAAGGAGGGCGACATGCATGCGAGTGTTGACTTAATTGGGAAAAAGTTGAAGCGAAAACATGTTGCATTGTCAAAGAGCAAAGTCAGTGCGAAGAAATCTAAGAAACTATCTATTGGAGGTTCTAGTCGAGTAAAGTGCAAGGCTAACAGAAAAATTGCGAAGAAGAATGTTGGTTTACTGGATAAACCGAAG CATATGGAATGTTTTATCAAACATGAGGATCATTATAGAGCAAGAGTCAATTTTCACTGTGGTTTTGAGAAGATCAATGTGATCTCAGAAAAATTTACTGACTCTCAAAAGGTTTTGTTTAGTAAGACTTGCTTTGGTCATTTTCTAAACCTTAAATCTTATGCTAATCAAGCTAAATTGGTTCACCATGTTTTGTTGAGAGAAGTTAACcaaccaaacttaaatgaaatgtGGTTTAAAGTTTGTGGAAAGCTGATTAGGTTTTCTTTGGGTGAATTTGGGTTATTGTCTGGGTTAAATGTGTTTGGTGACATTGATAGAGGTGGAATTAAGAATAGTAATCCTATTGGATTGTATTCTAAATTTTTTGGTGACCATACAAGGGGCATTTCAAGAATTATTGTTGAAGAAAGGTTTAAGGCTGCCAATTTTGATAATGATGATGAGGCTGTTAGGATGGTTGTACTTTACCTGATCACTAACTTTTTGTATGCTTGGCAAAAAGAGAAGAACATTGAAAAAACTGACTTGTATCTTTGTGATAGTGGTGGTTTTAATCATTTTCCATGGGGAAAGGATATTTTTAATGTGACTCTCTCATCTTTGAGAGATGCTTTAAGGGAAAATGAAGTTGTTATTACTCGGCAAGGTTCTTACCCAACCTATAAGTTGAATGGTTTGCCATTTGTTTTCCAAGTTTTCATTTACGAATCAATTCCTAGTTTAGAGGGAACttattgtgagaaggttagttGTGGTCTGCCTAGGATTATAAATTGGTCATCTGTTGCAATCCCATCTCATAAGGAGCTTGAGAGGAATGTGTTTTCATTACATAAg ACCAAAATTGTTAAAGTTTTGCCCACTGATGAAGAGAACAATTCCTTCAAGCTTGAAGGTTTTTTCCAGTGCAACAAGGATATGAATGTTGCTGATTTTGAGGATGATGATTTTGTTGCTCCTCCAAAGAAACCAACCAGTGAGGCTCCTTCCTCATCCTATGTTCCTTGTGTGACATTTGGTTTTTCTGATATGAAAATTATTGTGGATGAATGTCAGAAGAAGTGTAACATTATGTCTAAGGAAATTGCATTTTTAAAGTCTGCTAGTGAATCTAGACATAGGGCATTGATGGAGATGTTGGTTAATTTGAAAAACGATCAAGATTTAAAACACAAGGCAGTTATGGAAATGTTAGGTGAGTTGAGGCCAAAATCATGTGGTATTAATGATGATATTGATCATGTTGATGTTGGTTTTGTGGGAGCTGATGTTGGTGATACTTCTGGTGGTGGTggtgtttcaaaggaaaaggatAAGTTTTTTGAGAATGAAAGTTTTACCCAAGTTTTTGATGAATGCATTCAAGCAATGCAAGAAGATGCTGCTGGAGATATGGTAATTGCAGATGATAAGAATGATACAGTAAATGAGAATGAGAAGACTACTGGGAATGATGTTGAAGAAACAATG AATATTGTCAAACCTCATGATGATGTAGCTGATGTTGTTAAAGATCTAGAAGAAGAGACTCATATTTTTAACAACATGAATGTGGAGATTTTTGATAAAGTTGTTCATGCAGCTGTTGGTGATTTGGCAAAGAAAAAG GAAGTTATTATGGCAACACCCATTGCTGGTTCTTTGATGAATCCAGTAGTTGTGTCTACTCCTGTTGTTGGCAAAAGGAATCCAAAGCCTGCTACAGTTTTGCAATCTCCTTTTGTTAACCAATTTGGATCATCTTCTTCTGAGGATATGAAACATTTGGAGGTTGTGAAGTCTAAAAGGAAGGTTGTGGGACGATATGCTTTTGGAGACAATCTTTTTGATCTGCCTAATCAAATTGACCAAGACTCTTTTAACAAGTGGTTTTCTCTGGGGCTGAGAAAAAATAATAA GTATAAGAAATTTGATGATAATAATAGTATCATTAAGGAGCCATTTCAGTTTTGTGTAACTGAGATTGAGAGAAAATTTTGGTTTTATGATTTAGTTAAAGATGGGAGGGATTTGGACAATGAGGTATTTTTTTCCCTTATTATTATTAAGTTGTTTTAG
- the LOC133817119 gene encoding COP9 signalosome complex subunit 3, with translation MDSVEAVVTQIQGLSSSAGDLSRLHTILKQAEDSLHSESARLFPALDQLDPSKHSLGFLYILEACSSGSISKERASTLVLAISSFISSCAAEQIRLAPEKFISVCKRFKDQVLLLQAPIRGVAPMLTAIRKLQVSSEYLTTLHPEFLLLCLLAKCYKTGLSVLHDDISEVDQPRDLFLYCYYGGMICIGQKHFRKALELLHNVVTAPMSTVNAIAVEAYKKYILVFLILHGQFSANLPKYTSSVAQRNLKNFCVPYIELANSYGTGKITELETYVQANREKFESDSNLGLVKQVVSSMYKRNIQRLTQTYLTLSLQDIANSVQLNSAKEAEMHVLQMIQDGEIFATINQKDGMVRFLEDPEQYKSCEMIEHIDSSIQRIMMLSRKLTSMDENISCDPLYLAKAGRERPRFDLDDYDSVPQKFNI, from the exons ATGGACTCGGTTGAAGCGGTGGTGACTCAGATTCAGGGGCTGTCGAGTAGCGCCGGAGACCTCTCGAGGCTTCATACGATTCTCAAGCAAGCTGAGGACTCGCTTCATTCTGAGTCGGCTCGGTTGTTTCCTGCTCTTGATCAACTCGACCCTTCCAAACACTCCCTCGGATTCCTCTATATTCT AGAAGCATGCTCTTCTGGTTCCATATCGAAAGAGCGAGCAAGCACCCTGGTTCTAGCCATTTCCAGTTTTATCAGCTCATGTGCTGCGGAGCAGATTCGATTGGCACCTGAGAAAT TCATATCTGTTTGTAAGAGGTTTAAAGACCAAGTTCTGCTGCTCCAAGCTCCAATTCGTGGGGTTGCTCCAATGCTGACAGCTATTAGGAAACTTCAGGTCTCGTCTGAATATTTGACTACCTTGCATCCAGAATTTCTTCTTCTGTGTTTGCTGGCGAAATGCTACAAAACAGGCCTGTCCGTTTTACATGATGACATTTCTGAGGTAGATCAGCCAAGGGATCTTTTTCTCTATTGCTATTATGG GGGGATGATATGCATAGGGCAAAAGCACTTTCGTAAAGCATTGGAGCTTCTACACAAT GTTGTAACTGCTCCAATGTCTACTGTTAATGCCATAGCAGTTGAAGCATACAAAAAGTACATTCTGGTTTTTCTCATTCTCCACGGGCAG TTCTCTGCCAATCTCCCGAAGTACACTTCTTCAGTTGCTCAGAGGAATCTAAAGAATTTTTGTGTG CCCTATATTGAATTGGCAAATAGCTATGGCACTGGAAAGATTACAGAGTTGGAGACATATGTTCAGGCTAACAGAGAGAAGTTTGAAAGT GATAGCAATCTTGGACTGGTAAAGCAGGTTGTATCTTCCATGTATAAGCGAAATATTCAGAGATTGACTCAGACATATTTAACTCTCTCCCTCCAAGATATAGCCAACTCAGTTCAATTAAACAGTGCTAAGGAAGCTGAAATGCATGTGCTTCAAATG ATCCAAGATGGTGAGATCTTTGCAACAATTAACCAGAAAGATGGAATGGTTAGATTCCTTGAGGATCCTGAACAGTATAAATCCTGTGAGATGATTGAGCATATTGACTCATCAATTCAAAG GATAATGATGCTTTCAAGGAAGCTGACTTCTATGGATGAAAACATCTCATGTGACCCTTTATACCTAGCAAAG GCTGGGAGAGAGCGGCCGAGGTTTGACCTTGATGATTATGACAGCGTTCCTCAGAAATTTAATATATGA
- the LOC133817117 gene encoding uncharacterized protein LOC133817117 produces the protein MLCNTPWSLVDFILFPINMTVVGCNHWILGEFNVKQRFFKVYNSMRNRVMDKKVLKVVEAYSTLLPLFLSLNNFYESREDIDLNAQAFKGIDMCHPLDIVFDDEVPQQSNNDCGIFIIKFAEFLMHGLIENIPNPLNVSFQRNKIAVELYVHAKRKKDEGYLSDGEFRGRMSKKMLNVNAMEV, from the exons ATGCTTTGTAACACCCCTTGGTCGCTAGTAGATTTCATTTTATTCCCTATTAATATGACTGTTGTTGGCTGTAATCATTGGATTCTTGGGGAGTTCAACGTGAAGCAGAGATTTTTTAAAGTCTACAACTCAATGAGGAATAGAGTTATGGATAAGAAAGTGTTGAAAGTTGTTGAAGCATATTCTACTTTGTTGCCCTTGTTTCtttctttaaataatttttatgagtCAAGGGAAGATATTGATCTAAACGCACAAGCATTCAAGGGCATTGATATGTGTCACCCGTTGGACATTGTGTTTGATGATGAGGTTCCACAACAGAGTAACAA CGATTGTGGGATTTTTATCATAAAGTTTGCTGAATTTCTTATGCATGGACTTATTGAAAATATCCCCAATCCTCTGAATGTTAGTTTCCAGAGAAACAAAATTGCAGTCGAGCTATATGTCCACGCTAAAAGAAAGAAAGATGAAGGCTATCTATCTGATGGGGAGTTCAGAGGAAGAATGAGCAAGAAGATGTTGAATGTTAATGCAATGGAAGTATGA
- the LOC133813875 gene encoding uncharacterized protein LOC133813875: MGVKVDKFGWWDSSGLMGAMNPITSLVYYDGHWNENNVYEDFKMLGVLIPLDCSFTTLMNILSTELSTILSTENATIEYQIAETLPPLKIKSDSSIQFYLECKRNDKTLTKYPLIVSVTENNQTITCGALQKMSSTVASSSNNIENDISDTSTFSIDEPQGLPNFIQLADQITDLILEKERHESIPKHIGTETTIITHAISDGIREKQVYKNKEVLTTTIGLYAIKNNFQFKVHKSCKKEYQLKCLDSECTWSFCAARYGKTDMFQLRKFNRAHTCSLDIILRDHRQASSSMVGNVVKTKFTDPKTNYRPKDIAKDMLDRYGVSMSYQKAWRSKEKAVNYVHGSSQDSYRDIPRYLHILKHKNPGTVTDLQIDSLNRFKYLYMVMGQSILGWKHCIPVIVVDGTFLKAAFGGTLLTASTQDANRHIFPLAFAITDSENNDSWEWFFRKIKECYGEREELCIVSDRHESIENAIKNVFPNVTHGVCSYHLFCNIKTKFKTDAEATSIAFHAAAKAYNMEDFEKYMKDLDSLHEGIRPFLANEVKYEKWARIHSKSRRYAAMTSNIAESINAALKEMRELPVTTLLECLRNLIKKWSYNNKKEAEATFTELPKKQEEYLRKNFVKSLRMTVEPASTLIYSVHNGLTTNIVDIAKKSCSCNKFDLDELPCEHAMAVIRKMNLQYKKYCSYYFTKQAMLNTYNASIHPLGDPKTWRVPPDVEEIEVLPPKGNRKSGRPRKKRFVSAREGSYQLKCGSTVIGTLLITITCDKEL; encoded by the exons ATGGGTGTTAAGGTTGATAAGTTTGGTTGGTGGGATAGTAGTGGACTCATGGGAG CCATGAATCCAATAACATCTTTGGTATATTATGATGGTCATTGGAATGAAAATAATGTGTATGAGGATTTCAAAATGCTGGGAGTGTTAATACCATTAGATTGCTCATTTACAACACTAATGAATATCTTGTCTACAGAGTTGTCTACCATTCTGTCAACAGAAAATGCAACAATTGAGTACCAGATTGCAGAAACATTGCCTCCATTGAAGATCAAAAGTGATAGCTCTATACAATTCTACTTGGAGTGCAAAAGAAATGACAAAACACTCACAAAATACCCTTTGATAGTTTCTGTAACAGAGAACAACCAAACAATTACCTGTGGAGCACTTCAAAAGATGAGTTCTACTGTTGCTTCAAGTAGTAATAATATAGAGAATGATATTTCGGACACATCGACATTCTCTATAGATGAACCTCAAGGACTACCAAATTTTATTCAGTTGGCAGATCAAATTACAGATTTGATTTTGGAGAAGGAACGACATGAATCAATTCCTAAACATATCGGAACAGAAACTACAATTATAACTCATGCAATTTCTGATGGAATAAGAGAAAAACAGGTATACAAAAACAAAGAGGTTCTTACAACAACAATTGGTCTCTATGCCATAAAAAACAATTTTCAGTTCAAGGTCCACAAATCTTGCAAAAAAGAATATCAGTTGAAGTGCCTTGATTCAGAATGTACGTGGTCATTTTGTGCTGCAAGATATGGAAAGACAGATATGTTCCAACTTAGGAAGTTCAATCGTGCCCACACATGTTCCTTGGACATTATTCTTAGAGATCACCGACAGGCTTCAAGTAGTATGGTTGGGAATGTTGTGAAGACCAAGTTCACAGATCCAAAAACAAATTATAGACCTAAAGATATAGCTAAAGACATGTTGGACAGATATGGAGTTTCCATGAGTTACCAAAAAGCATGGCGATCTAAGGAAAAAGCAGTTAATTATGTACATGGTTCAAGTCAAGATTCCTACCGAGACATTCCACGATATCTGCACATTTTGAAGCACAAAAATCCAGGTACTGTAACAGATTTGCAAATTGATAGTCTAAACAGatttaaatatctttatatgGTTATGGGACAATCAATTCTAGGTTGGAAACATTGCATTCCAGtaattgttgttgatggaacaTTCCTAAAAGCTGCATTTGGCGGTACACTTCTCACAGCTTCAACACAAGATGCAAATAGACACATCTTCCCATTGGCTTTTGCTATAACAGATTCGGAAAACAATGATTCATGGGAGTGGTTcttcagaaaaataaaagaatgttATGGAGAAAGAGAAGAGTTGTGTATAGTTTCAGATAGACACGAAAGCATAGAGAATGCTATAAAAAATGTCTTTCCAAATGTAACTCATGGAGTGTGCTCCTACCATCTTTTCTGCAACATAAAGACCAAGTTTAAAACAGACGCAGAGGCAACCAGTATTGCATTTCATGCTGCTGCAAAAGCTTATAACATGGAAGATTTTGAAAAATACATGAAGGACTTGGACAGTTTACATGAAGGAATCCGTCCTTTTCTGGCCAATGAGGTTAAATATGAAAAGTGGGCAAGAATCCACTCCAAAAGTCGTAGATATGCAGCTATGACTTCAAACATAGCTGAATCCATTAATGCAGCACTAAAAGAAATGAGAGAGCTTCCAGTAACAACATTACTCGAGTGCCTTAGAAACCTGATTAAAAAATGGAGctacaacaacaaaaaagaagcAGAAGCAACATTTACAGAATTGCCAAAGAAACAAGAGGAATACTTAAGAAAGAACTTTGTCAAGTCATTAAGAATGACT GTAGAACCAGCTAGCACACTCATTTACAGTGTACACAATGGTTTAACAACAAACATTGTTGACATTGCAAAGAAATCTTGCTCTTGTAACAAGTTTGATTTGGATGAATTACCTTGTGAACATGCCATGGCAGTCATTAGAAAGATGAACCTTCAGTATAAAAAATATTGCTCATATTATTTCACAAAACAAGCCATGTTGAACACCTATAATGCATCAATACATCCATTGGGAGATCCAAAAACATGGAGAGTTCCGCCTGATGTTGAGGAAATAGAAGTACTACCTCCAAAGGGAAACAGAAAAAGTGGAAGGCCAAGGAAAAAAAGGTTTGTCTCAGCAAGAGAAGGGTCTTATCAGCTTAAATGTGGAAG TACGGTGATTGGAACATTACTTATCACTATTACTTGTGATAAAGAATTATGA
- the LOC133817118 gene encoding protein TPLATE, translating into MDILFAQIQADLRSNDALRQTGALLQALQQSAAGRDISVIAKSAVEEIVASPASAVCKKLAFDLIRSTRLTADLWDTVCTGIRNDFDFPDPDVTAAALSILAAIPSYRLSKLITDSNKEISNCFDSPSDNLRFSITETLGCILARDDLVTLCENNVNLLDKVSNWWSRIGQNMLDRSDAVSKVAFESVGRLFQEFDSKRMSRLAGDKLVDSENSLAIRSNWVSSMVDFVWKKRNALMARSLVMPVESFRATVFPIVYAVKAVASGSVEVIRKLSKSSGGTNGTTVDSNAERLVGVSDVVSHLVPFLASSLEPALIFEVGINMLYLADVAGGKPEWASQSIIAILTLWDRQEFSSARESIVRAVVTNLHLLDLHMQISLFRRLLLMVRNLRAESDRMHALACICRTALCVDLFAKESVRRGQKPLAGTDIASLFEDVRIRDDLNSVTSKSLFREELVASLVESCFQLSLPLPEQKNTGMESRVIGALAYGTGYGALNWTEPSLEVVEVCRPCVKWDCEGRTYALDCYLKLLVRLCQIYDTRGGVKRVKDGASQDQILNETRLQNLQRELVKDLREINTARICARVIWAVSEHIDLEGLDPLLADDPEDPLNIIIANIHKVLFNVDSSADTTNRLQDVQAVLLCAQRLGSRYARAGLLLTKELEEFRGSNMADSVNKQQCRLILQRIKYASSHSESKWAGVSEARGDYPFSHHKLTVQFYEAAAAQDRKLEGLVHNAIVELWRPDPSELALLLTKGVDSTLLKVPPTAVTLTGSSDPCFVEAYHLADSGDGRITLHLKVLNLTELELNRVDIRVGLSGALYFMDGSPQAVRQLRNLVSQDPVLCSVTVGVSHFERSALWVQVLYYPFYGSGASGAYEGDYAEEDPQIMRQKRSLRPELGEPVILRCQPYKIPLTELLLPHKISPVEFFRLWPSLPAIVEYTGTYTYEGSGFKATAAQQYGASPFLSGLKSLSTKPFHRVCSHIIRTVAGFQLCFAAKTWYGGFLGLMIFGASEVSRNVDLGDETTTMICKFVVRASDASITKEIGSDLQGWLDDLTDGGVEYMPEDEVKEAAAERLRISMERIALLKAAQPKAKIPKVDGDEDSEDDEEEEDEDKKKENKEKKKDGEEEEEKKKGPSTLSKLTAEEVEHLSLQAAVLQEWHMLCKDRDAKVN; encoded by the exons ATGGATATCCTCTTCGCTCAGATCCAAGCCGACCTTCGCTCCAACGACGCCCTCCGTCAGACCGGAGCGCTCCTCCAAGCTCTGCAACAATCAGCGGCCGGTCGCGACATCTCCGTCATCGCCAAGTCCGCCGTTGAGGAGATCGTTGCCTCGCCTGCTTCCGCCGTCTGTAAGAAGCTCGCATTTGACCTTATTCGGTCAACGCGTCTCACCGCTGACCTTTGGGATACTGTATGCACTGGAATCCGTAATGATTTCGATTTCCCCGACCCTGACGTCACCGCCGCTGCTCTCTCCATCCTCGCCGCCATTCCTTCTTATCGTTTGTCGAAGCTCATTACTGACTCGAACAAGGAGATCAGCAATTGCTTCGACTCGCCGAGTGACAACCTTCGATTCTCCATTACCGAGACATTGGGTTGCATCCTCGCACGTGATGATCTCGTGACGCTCTGCGAGAACAATGTCAATTTGCTCGATAAAGTCTCCAACTGGTGGTCTCGTATCGGACAGAATATGCTTGATCGATCCGACGCTGTTTCGAAGGTGGCGTTTGAATCGGTGGGGAGGTTGTTTCAAGAGTTCGATTCGAAGCGGATGAGTAGATTGGCCGGTGACAAGTTGGTGGATAGCGAGAACTCGCTTGCTATTAGGTCTAATTGGGTATCGTCAATGGTGGACTTCGTTTGGAAGAAGCGGAATGCATTGATGGCGAGGTCACTAGTTATGCCGGTGGAAAGTTTCAGGGCCACAGTGTTTCCGATAGTGTATGCTGTCAAGGCTGTTGCTTCGGGCTCAGTAGAGGTTATCAGGAAGCTATCGAAATCCTCAGGTGGTACCAATGGGACGACTGTGGATTCCAATGCGGAGAGGTTGGTTGGAGTTTCAGACGTGGTTTCGCATTTGGTGCCATTCTTGGCGTCGTCGTTGGAGCCGGCTTTGATTTTCGAAGTGGGCATTAACATGTTGTACTTAGCTGATGTGGCTGGGGGGAAACCCGAGTGGGCTTCGCAATCCATTATTGCTATTCTCACGCTCTGGGATAGACAAGAGTTCTCTTCGGCAAGGGAAAGCATTGTCAGGGCTGTTGTTACGAATCTGCATCTTCTAGATCTTCATATGCAG ATTTCATTGTTTAGGAGGCTGCTGCTGATGGTAAGAAACTTAAGGGCAGAATCAGACCGGATGCATGCTTTAGCATGTATTTGTCGGACGGCTCTTTGTGTTGATCTGTTTGCAAAGGAAAGTGTGCGAAGAGGTCAGAAACCTCTGGCTGGAACTGACATTGCATCTCTTTTTGAGGATGTTAGAATAAGAGACGATCTTAACAGTGTAACCAGTAAAAGCTTATTTAGGGAGGAGTTGGTTGCGTCTTTGGTGGAAAGTTGTTTTCAGCTGTCTCTACCTTTGCCTGAACAAAAGAACACTGGTATGGAAAGTAGGGTCATTGGAGCTTTGGCATATGGAACTGGTTATGGTGCATTAAATTGGACAGAGCCTTCTTTGGAAGTAGTAGAAGTTTGTCGGCCTTGTGTCAAATGGGATTGTGAAGGGCGAACTTATGCACTTGATTGCTACTTAAAGTTGCTTGTTAGGCTGTGCCAAATCTATGATACTAGGGGAGGTGTTAAAAGAGTTAAAGATGGGGCTTCTCAAGATCAAATTCTGAATGAGACAAGGTTGCAAAACTTGCAGCGTGAGCTTGTGAAAGATTTGCGTGAG ATTAATACCGCAAGGATATGTGCCCGTGTTATTTGGGCTGTTTCAGAACACATAGATCTAGAAGGGTTGGATCCCCTTTTGGCTGATGACCCTGAGGATCCTCTGAATATTATTATAGCAAATATCCACAAGGTTTTATTCAACGTGGATTCATCTGCAGATACCACAAATAGGCTACAGGATGTTCAGGCGGTTCTTTTATGTGCCCAGAGGTTGGGATCACGCTATGCAAGGGCTGGGCTCTTATTGACTAAAGAACTTGAAGAGTTTAGGGGCAGTAACATGGCTGATTCTGTCAACAAGCAGCAGTGTCGTTTGATACTTCAGAGAATCAAATATGCTTCTAGCCATTCAGAAAGCAA GTGGGCCGGGGTAAGTGAGGCCAGAGGTGATTATCCGTTTAGCCACCACAAATTAACTGTTCAATTTTATGAAGCAGCTGCTGCTCAGGATAGAAAGTTGGAAGGACTGGTTCACAATGCTATTGTAGAGCTTTGGAGGCCAGATCCAAGTGAACTAGCTCTTTTGCTGACAAAGGGAGTTGACTCTACGCTACTTAAGGTCCCTCCTACTGCAGTTACTTTGACTGGTAGCAGTGATCCCTGTTTTGTGGAAGCATATCATTTAGCTGACTCTGGTGATGGAAGGATCACATTGCATTTGAAG GTCTTGAATTTAACAGAGCTCGAACTGAACCGAGTGGATATTCGGGTTGGATTATCTGGTGCACTTTATTTCATGGATGGGTCTCCTCAAGCAGTGCGGCAATTGCGTAATCTTGTGTCACAG GATCCAGTACTGTGCAGTGTGACTGTAGGTGTTTCTCATTTTGAGAGATCTGCCCTTTGGGTTCAAGTCTTATACTACCCATTCTATGGTAGTGGTGCCTCTGGGGCTTATGAAGGTGATTACGCTGAAGAAGATCcacagataatgagacaaaaaAGAAGTTTAAGACCAGAATTAGGAGAACCTGTCATATTGAGGTGTCAACCATACAAGATTCCATTAACTGAGCTTCTTCTGCCCCACAAAATTTCTCCTGTTGAGTTTTTCCGACTCTGGCCTAGTTTACCAGCTATTGTAGAGTACACTGGTACGTATACTTATGAGGGAAGTGGTTTCAAAGCTACTGCTGCACAACAATATGGTGCGTCTCCTTTTTTGAGTGGGCTTAAATCGCTGTCAACCAAGCCATTTCATAGAGTTTGTTCGCATATCATTCGGACAGTTGCAGGATTTCAG CTTTGTTTCGCAGCAAAAACTTGGTACGGAGGATTTTTAGGTTTGATGATATTTGGAGCCAGCGAAGTGAGTAGGAATGTGGATCTTGGTGATGAGACAACAACCATGATATGCAAATTTGTGGTTCGAGCTTCTGACGCATCAATAACAAAAGAGATAGGATCAGATCTACAAGGCTGGTTAGATGATCTCACTGATGGGGGTGTTGAATACATGCCCGAGGACGAAGTGAAAGAGGCAGCTGCCGAGAGACTTAGGATCTCAATGGAACGGATAGCATTGTTAAAGGCAGCACAACCGAAGGCAAAAATTCCAAAGGTTGATGGTGACGAAGATAgcgaagatgatgaagaagaggaagacgaggacaaaaagaaggaaaataaggaaaagaagaaagatggcgaggaggaggaggagaagaaaAAGGGGCCTTCAACGCTGTCGAAGTTAACCGCAGAGGAAGTCGAGCATCTTTCTCTTCAAGCTGCGGTGCTTCAGGAGTGGCACATGCTGTGTAAAGATAGGGATGCCAAAGTTAATTAA